In one Papilio machaon chromosome 15, ilPapMach1.1, whole genome shotgun sequence genomic region, the following are encoded:
- the LOC106710243 gene encoding neuropeptide CCHamide-2 receptor isoform X2: protein MDDQSNMSALTNEDNSTDNDYTPYEDRLETYLVPVIFAIIFIVGVLGNGTLVIVYIRHRGMRNAPNTYIFSLALADLLVILICVPFVSIIYTLESWPWGEAICRISEAGKDISIGVSVFTLTALSAERYCAIVNPFRKLQLRKLPLVCATFIWAAALIFATPAAVFSNTVTAHLHNNITIVYCTPYPQGWKDYSKWMTLAKATIYYALPLLVIAIFYSLMAQRLLASTREMPGALHGGQGEAQAKARKSVALMVLIFVIVFFVCFLPYHAFEMWFHLSPTAEFDYNDWTHALRIIGFCLSFLNSCVNPVALYCVSGVFRQHFNRYLCCRRSSLHPSCSSRLSRTAICETSFRSTHRHRCNRNPTESVVISNYDYGSTKKKNNIITRNSTDGVTIMTIRDSNDFLTCDLNEKCINR from the exons ATGGACGACCAAAGCAACATGTCAGCCTTAACGAACGAAGACAATTCTACGGACAACGACTACACACCATATGAAGACAGATTGGAGACTTACTTGGTTCCAGTTATATTTGCGATTATTTTCATAGTGGGCGTGTTGGGCAATGGAACACTGGTCATTGTCTACATCAGGCACAGAGGAATGAGGAATGCTCCGAATAC GTACATCTTTTCTTTAGCACTGGCGGATTTGCTCGTTATACTCATCTGTGTGCCTTTCGTTTCTATTATCTACACACTGGAGTCTTGGCCCTGGGGTGAAGCCATTTGTAGAATATCTGAAGCTGGTAAAGACATCAGCATTGGCGTATCGGTGTTTACTTTGACTGCACTATCAGCGGAACGTTACTGTGCTATCGTCAATCCATTTAGGAAGCTTCAA CTAAGGAAACTCCCGCTTGTGTGTGCCACATTTATTTGGGCAGCGGCGCTTATCTTCGCCACACCAGCCGCAGTGTTCTCCAACACTGTTACCGCGCATCTTCACAATAACATTACCATTGTCTACTGCACTCCCTATCCTCAAGGCTGGAAGGATTATTCCAA atggatgactTTGGCTAAAGCAACAATATACTATGCCTTGCCTTTGCTGgttattgcaattttttacTCACTAATGGCACAGCGACTTTTGGCAAGTACGAGAGAAATGCCTGGCGCATTGCATGGAGGACAGGGAGAGGCGCAGGCTAAGGCTAGAAAATCAGTCGCTCTTATggtgttgatttttgttattg TGTTTTTCGTTTGTTTCCTTCCGTATCACGCTTTTGAGATGTGGTTCCATTTGTCACCGACCGCTGAGTTCGACTACAACGATTGGACGCACGCATTGAGGATAATAGGATTTTGTTTGAG TTTCCTGAATTCGTGCGTAAATCCGGTAGCGCTGTATTGCGTAAGCGGCGTTTTTAGACAACATTTCAATCGCTACTTATGCTGTCGTCGAAGCAGTTTGCATCCTTCTTGCAGTTCCAGGCTCTCCAGGACCGCGATATGCGAAACATCCTTTAGAAGTACACACAGACATAGGTGCAATAG AAATCCGACAGAGAGCGTCGTTATATCAAACTACGACTACGGAAGCACGaagaagaaaaacaatattataacaagGAATAGTACCGATGGGGTCACTATTATGACTATTAGAGACTCCAATGATTTTCTCACATGCGAcctaaatgaaaaatgtatcaatagataa
- the LOC106710243 gene encoding neuropeptide CCHamide-2 receptor isoform X1 has translation MRVVALVEKCSNVSETEIRLILKHEPRETNLTETTRNSKATFNTTRLICLKMDDQSNMSALTNEDNSTDNDYTPYEDRLETYLVPVIFAIIFIVGVLGNGTLVIVYIRHRGMRNAPNTYIFSLALADLLVILICVPFVSIIYTLESWPWGEAICRISEAGKDISIGVSVFTLTALSAERYCAIVNPFRKLQLRKLPLVCATFIWAAALIFATPAAVFSNTVTAHLHNNITIVYCTPYPQGWKDYSKWMTLAKATIYYALPLLVIAIFYSLMAQRLLASTREMPGALHGGQGEAQAKARKSVALMVLIFVIVFFVCFLPYHAFEMWFHLSPTAEFDYNDWTHALRIIGFCLSFLNSCVNPVALYCVSGVFRQHFNRYLCCRRSSLHPSCSSRLSRTAICETSFRSTHRHRCNRNPTESVVISNYDYGSTKKKNNIITRNSTDGVTIMTIRDSNDFLTCDLNEKCINR, from the exons ATGCGGGTAGTCGCATTAGTGGAAAAGTGTTCTAACGTGAGTGAAACTGaaattagattaattttaaaacatgagCCACGTGAAACTAATTTGACAGAAACAACTCGAAATAGTAAAGCTACATTTAATACGACACGACTAATTT gcTTAAAAATGGACGACCAAAGCAACATGTCAGCCTTAACGAACGAAGACAATTCTACGGACAACGACTACACACCATATGAAGACAGATTGGAGACTTACTTGGTTCCAGTTATATTTGCGATTATTTTCATAGTGGGCGTGTTGGGCAATGGAACACTGGTCATTGTCTACATCAGGCACAGAGGAATGAGGAATGCTCCGAATAC GTACATCTTTTCTTTAGCACTGGCGGATTTGCTCGTTATACTCATCTGTGTGCCTTTCGTTTCTATTATCTACACACTGGAGTCTTGGCCCTGGGGTGAAGCCATTTGTAGAATATCTGAAGCTGGTAAAGACATCAGCATTGGCGTATCGGTGTTTACTTTGACTGCACTATCAGCGGAACGTTACTGTGCTATCGTCAATCCATTTAGGAAGCTTCAA CTAAGGAAACTCCCGCTTGTGTGTGCCACATTTATTTGGGCAGCGGCGCTTATCTTCGCCACACCAGCCGCAGTGTTCTCCAACACTGTTACCGCGCATCTTCACAATAACATTACCATTGTCTACTGCACTCCCTATCCTCAAGGCTGGAAGGATTATTCCAA atggatgactTTGGCTAAAGCAACAATATACTATGCCTTGCCTTTGCTGgttattgcaattttttacTCACTAATGGCACAGCGACTTTTGGCAAGTACGAGAGAAATGCCTGGCGCATTGCATGGAGGACAGGGAGAGGCGCAGGCTAAGGCTAGAAAATCAGTCGCTCTTATggtgttgatttttgttattg TGTTTTTCGTTTGTTTCCTTCCGTATCACGCTTTTGAGATGTGGTTCCATTTGTCACCGACCGCTGAGTTCGACTACAACGATTGGACGCACGCATTGAGGATAATAGGATTTTGTTTGAG TTTCCTGAATTCGTGCGTAAATCCGGTAGCGCTGTATTGCGTAAGCGGCGTTTTTAGACAACATTTCAATCGCTACTTATGCTGTCGTCGAAGCAGTTTGCATCCTTCTTGCAGTTCCAGGCTCTCCAGGACCGCGATATGCGAAACATCCTTTAGAAGTACACACAGACATAGGTGCAATAG AAATCCGACAGAGAGCGTCGTTATATCAAACTACGACTACGGAAGCACGaagaagaaaaacaatattataacaagGAATAGTACCGATGGGGTCACTATTATGACTATTAGAGACTCCAATGATTTTCTCACATGCGAcctaaatgaaaaatgtatcaatagataa